One window of the Brevibacterium limosum genome contains the following:
- a CDS encoding VanZ family protein translates to MSTFVIPAFVAVLVGCGIAVLAFVPFVAISYRRRGGLSFWRTLVWLAAAIYAMALWTYTLLPVPPADEITCAAVQLRPFQFIADILSFDTGSVRTLMTNPAVLQVALNIILFVPLGWFVRQLAGRGIVVATMTGLAASALIEITQITGIWGLYSCAYRVFDVDDLMMNTLGAVLGSLASLLLLRRREGLQEVDAPRPLTVTRRLTGILCDLLIWGLFGWTVALAVGVIAAVLDDGTISEPGQIVTFIGFALPFAAQLLSVLGRGVTLGERLVLIAAVQVRRPAGLSRILRFLFGIGGYMLLTQWTFPLSGLLLFLLVAVSAVMVFTTRRHRGLACVVSGTEIDDIRARAQAVPDSVDD, encoded by the coding sequence ATGAGCACCTTCGTCATTCCCGCCTTCGTGGCCGTCCTCGTCGGCTGCGGCATCGCCGTTCTCGCCTTCGTGCCGTTCGTCGCGATCAGCTATCGCCGCCGAGGCGGACTGTCGTTCTGGCGCACACTGGTATGGCTGGCCGCCGCCATCTACGCGATGGCGCTGTGGACGTATACGCTGCTGCCGGTCCCTCCTGCCGATGAAATCACCTGTGCGGCAGTGCAGCTGCGACCCTTCCAGTTCATCGCCGACATCCTCAGCTTCGACACCGGCAGCGTCCGTACGCTGATGACCAACCCTGCGGTCCTGCAGGTGGCTCTCAACATCATCCTCTTCGTCCCGCTCGGCTGGTTCGTCCGGCAGCTCGCCGGACGAGGCATCGTCGTGGCGACGATGACGGGGCTGGCCGCCTCGGCGCTCATCGAGATCACCCAGATCACCGGGATCTGGGGCCTCTACTCCTGCGCCTACCGGGTCTTCGACGTCGACGACCTCATGATGAACACTCTCGGCGCGGTCCTCGGCTCTCTCGCAAGCCTGCTCCTCCTGCGCAGGCGTGAGGGCCTGCAGGAGGTCGACGCGCCACGCCCGCTCACGGTGACCCGTCGGCTGACCGGCATCCTCTGCGATCTGCTCATCTGGGGGCTGTTCGGGTGGACCGTCGCCCTCGCCGTCGGAGTCATCGCCGCCGTCCTCGACGACGGGACGATCAGCGAACCGGGGCAGATCGTCACATTCATCGGCTTCGCCCTGCCCTTCGCCGCACAGCTGCTCTCGGTGCTCGGCAGAGGCGTGACCCTCGGCGAACGGCTCGTCCTCATCGCGGCCGTGCAGGTGAGGCGCCCCGCGGGACTCAGCCGGATCCTGCGGTTCCTGTTCGGCATCGGCGGATACATGCTCCTGACCCAATGGACGTTCCCGCTCTCCGGGCTGCTCCTCTTCCTCCTCGTCGCGGTCTCCGCCGTCATGGTGTTCACAACCCGCCGTCACCGCGGCCTGGCGTGCGTGGTGTCGGGAACCGAAATCGACGACATCAGGGCGAGGGCCCAGGCAGTGCCGGATTCGGTCGACGACTGA
- a CDS encoding acyl-CoA dehydrogenase family protein, giving the protein MAVSNEEQMMIDLVAEFIDEQVKPSVNKVEHANEYPEAWIQTMKDMGIYGLAIDEPWGMGKVSTETYALITQELARGWMSLAGAMGGHTVVAKLIQEYGTDAQKDQYLPRMATGELRATMALTEPGGGSDLQAMRTTAVKDGDDYVINGSKTWITNARKSDLIALLCKTDPEAEPRHKGISIILVEKGEGFTVSQDLSKLGYKGVETCELSFDGLRQPQSQLLGETEGVGFKQMMKGLEIGRIQVASRSLGVAQAALDDAVKYSQERESMGKPIWKHQSVGNKLAMMATKLEAARQLVLHAARTYDSGARVDMEAGMAKLYASEMAAEVALDAIRVHGGYGYSTEYDVERYYRDAPLMIVGEGTNEIQMNVIAKQLIGRNRA; this is encoded by the coding sequence ATGGCAGTGAGCAACGAAGAGCAGATGATGATCGACCTGGTCGCCGAATTCATCGACGAACAGGTCAAGCCCAGCGTCAACAAGGTCGAGCACGCCAACGAATACCCCGAAGCGTGGATCCAGACGATGAAGGACATGGGCATCTACGGGCTCGCCATCGACGAACCCTGGGGGATGGGCAAGGTCTCGACCGAGACCTACGCACTCATCACCCAGGAGCTCGCCCGCGGGTGGATGTCGCTGGCAGGTGCCATGGGCGGGCACACCGTCGTAGCGAAGCTCATCCAGGAATACGGCACCGACGCGCAGAAGGATCAGTACCTGCCGCGGATGGCCACCGGCGAGCTGCGGGCGACGATGGCACTGACCGAACCCGGCGGCGGATCCGACCTGCAGGCCATGCGCACCACCGCTGTCAAGGACGGCGATGACTACGTCATCAACGGCTCGAAGACGTGGATCACGAACGCCCGGAAGTCCGATCTCATCGCGCTGCTGTGCAAGACCGACCCCGAGGCGGAACCGCGGCACAAGGGCATCTCGATCATTCTCGTCGAGAAGGGGGAGGGCTTCACCGTCTCCCAGGATCTCTCGAAGCTCGGGTACAAGGGCGTCGAGACCTGCGAGCTGTCCTTCGACGGACTCCGGCAGCCGCAGTCGCAGCTGCTCGGCGAGACCGAGGGTGTCGGGTTCAAGCAGATGATGAAGGGACTCGAGATCGGCCGCATCCAGGTCGCGTCCCGGTCGCTCGGCGTCGCTCAGGCCGCCCTCGATGATGCCGTGAAGTACTCGCAGGAGCGCGAGTCGATGGGCAAGCCGATCTGGAAGCACCAGTCGGTGGGCAACAAGCTCGCCATGATGGCCACGAAGCTCGAGGCCGCCCGGCAGCTCGTCCTCCACGCCGCCCGCACGTATGACTCGGGGGCGCGTGTGGACATGGAGGCCGGAATGGCGAAGCTCTACGCCTCGGAGATGGCCGCCGAGGTGGCCCTCGACGCCATCCGCGTCCACGGCGGTTACGGATACTCCACCGAATACGACGTCGAACGCTACTACCGGGATGCCCCGCTGATGATCGTCGGCGAGGGCACGAACGAGATCCAGATGAACGTCATCGCCAAGCAGCTCATCGGCCGCAACAGGGCCTGA
- a CDS encoding MMPL family transporter: MPHFLLTRTPQPSHPDDDRDAERSADEAGSGAGAPVRGRKALLALFAVLLVAWVGIAGVGGPYFGKISDVATNDRSSFLPESAESTRAQEAIDRFSDDDAVPAIVVLENSDGITDDDAQTLKDLAASLDDDGVLAADASPTIPSEDGRALELILPVSSDATAEDVESIRTAIADAFPSSTDDSGTAVTVHVTGPAGFAADLSEAFAGIDGILLLVALIAVFVILVIVYRSPLLPIIVLFTSVAALAASIFVVWHLADAQILLVNGQVQGILFILVVGATTDYSLLVVARFRDALLHQPDRVRAGLSALKGVLEPILASGGTVIASLLVLLLTDLASTRALGPVAAIGIVMAILAALTFLPAALMVIGRAVFWPFQPKSRPASAVAERAGVWARIAGFVAKRPRMIWIGLVIILALPLLAAPQFKASGVAQSEFVLGESEARDGQDVLSAHFPGGSGSPTQVVVGENELDDAAQAIGRLGGVESMAVTTEDSPSGTATVTADGEIEAAPSQGPPMGDSPSTPTPTTVDGQVLLEVTLSDAADSLAAEETVTDIRDAVHPLDADALVGGETAVDLDTNTTAEADRTLAIPLILLVITVILVLLLRSLLAPLLLVALTVLSFGTALGVSALVFNHVIGFDGADPSVPLYAFVFLVALGIDYNIFLMSRVREESLHLGTRAGVLKGLVATGGVITSAGVVLAATFAALAVIPIMFLFQLAFIVTFGVLLDAILVRSLVVPALVHDVGRAVWWPWRKRIPRD, from the coding sequence ATGCCGCACTTCCTGCTGACCCGCACCCCGCAGCCCTCTCACCCCGACGACGATCGGGACGCGGAACGCTCAGCCGACGAGGCCGGCAGCGGTGCCGGAGCCCCCGTCCGCGGTCGGAAGGCGCTTCTCGCCCTCTTCGCAGTCCTCCTCGTCGCCTGGGTCGGCATCGCCGGAGTCGGCGGCCCCTACTTCGGCAAGATCTCCGATGTCGCCACGAACGACCGCTCGAGCTTCCTGCCGGAATCGGCGGAATCGACTCGCGCCCAGGAGGCCATCGACCGGTTCAGCGATGACGACGCCGTGCCCGCGATCGTCGTGCTCGAGAACTCCGATGGAATCACCGACGACGACGCGCAGACGCTGAAGGACCTCGCAGCCTCGCTCGACGACGACGGCGTCCTCGCCGCAGACGCCTCACCGACCATCCCCTCCGAGGACGGTCGGGCCCTGGAGCTCATTCTGCCCGTGTCCTCGGATGCCACCGCCGAGGATGTCGAGAGCATCCGCACCGCCATCGCCGATGCCTTCCCGAGCAGCACCGATGACAGCGGGACGGCTGTGACCGTTCACGTCACCGGTCCCGCCGGCTTCGCCGCCGACCTCAGCGAGGCCTTCGCCGGCATCGACGGGATCCTGCTGCTCGTCGCCCTCATCGCGGTCTTCGTCATCCTCGTCATCGTCTACCGTTCCCCGCTGCTGCCGATCATCGTCCTCTTCACCTCGGTGGCGGCGCTCGCGGCATCGATCTTCGTCGTCTGGCACCTCGCCGATGCGCAGATCCTCCTCGTCAACGGTCAGGTCCAGGGCATCCTCTTCATCCTGGTCGTCGGCGCCACCACCGACTACTCCCTCCTCGTCGTCGCCCGCTTCCGCGACGCCCTGCTCCACCAACCCGATCGCGTGCGGGCGGGACTGAGCGCACTCAAGGGCGTGCTCGAGCCGATCCTCGCCTCCGGCGGCACCGTCATCGCCAGTCTCCTCGTCCTCCTGCTCACCGACCTCGCGTCGACGCGTGCTCTCGGACCGGTCGCGGCGATCGGCATCGTCATGGCGATCCTCGCCGCCCTGACCTTCCTCCCGGCGGCCCTCATGGTCATCGGTCGTGCCGTGTTCTGGCCCTTCCAGCCGAAATCCCGCCCCGCCTCGGCGGTGGCCGAACGGGCGGGCGTGTGGGCCCGCATCGCCGGGTTCGTCGCAAAGCGCCCGCGGATGATCTGGATCGGGCTCGTCATCATCCTCGCCCTGCCGCTGCTGGCCGCACCCCAGTTCAAGGCCTCCGGCGTCGCCCAGTCCGAATTCGTCCTCGGCGAGTCCGAGGCCCGCGACGGTCAGGACGTCCTGTCCGCACACTTCCCCGGCGGGTCGGGCTCACCGACCCAGGTCGTCGTCGGCGAGAACGAACTCGACGATGCCGCGCAGGCGATCGGGCGCCTCGGCGGTGTCGAGTCGATGGCGGTCACGACCGAGGACTCCCCGAGCGGAACGGCGACCGTGACTGCCGACGGCGAGATCGAAGCCGCGCCGTCGCAGGGCCCACCGATGGGGGACTCGCCCTCGACTCCGACTCCCACGACGGTCGACGGTCAGGTGCTGCTCGAAGTCACCCTGTCCGACGCCGCGGATTCCCTGGCCGCCGAGGAGACCGTCACCGACATCCGAGACGCCGTCCACCCACTCGACGCCGACGCGCTCGTCGGCGGAGAGACCGCGGTCGATCTCGACACGAACACCACCGCCGAGGCGGACCGGACCTTGGCGATCCCGCTCATCCTCCTCGTCATCACGGTCATCCTCGTCCTGCTCTTGCGGTCGCTACTGGCCCCGCTGCTGCTCGTGGCCCTGACCGTGCTGTCCTTCGGCACGGCACTCGGGGTCTCGGCGCTCGTGTTCAACCACGTCATCGGCTTCGACGGTGCCGACCCGTCGGTGCCGCTCTACGCCTTCGTCTTCCTCGTGGCGCTGGGCATCGACTACAACATCTTCCTCATGTCGCGGGTGCGGGAGGAGTCCCTTCACCTGGGGACTCGGGCCGGCGTGCTCAAGGGGCTCGTGGCCACGGGCGGGGTGATCACCTCGGCGGGCGTCGTGCTCGCGGCGACCTTCGCGGCGTTGGCGGTCATTCCGATCATGTTCCTCTTCCAGCTCGCCTTCATCGTCACCTTCGGCGTGCTGCTCGACGCGATCCTCGTGCGCTCGCTCGTGGTGCCGGCGTTGGTCCACGACGTCGGGCGGGCCGTGTGGTGGCCATGGCGGAAGAGGATTCCACGCGACTGA
- a CDS encoding phosphotransferase, with translation MQASEPVPSTEDTLPPDLTAIMAELGDLYGVRVEQPKLLKGEFDVNVRFADPTHGMLLAKVSADSLGEGMLRWQETVLEAAAASPEVTFPTPTILPALDGRGHVRIGEHLVRVVTWIPGRLWNENPSVDGAGAELLHSLGQASARLTLALAAVEMPADLPGHDWMIERGPLVVGRALDRLEQDRGDLAGRERGGQVSVVRDITEHFAERVLPRLGDLPRSVIHHDLHDANVVLDETGTAVGGVIDFNDAVCAPRISDLAISGAYAMLRRSDPETAFRAVVDGYRSVLEPEPAELEIVGEMALMRLCMNWAQWQARAVDAADSEYALQRSAHTWPLIAHLAEAGPPH, from the coding sequence ATGCAGGCGAGTGAGCCCGTGCCCTCGACCGAGGACACGCTGCCGCCTGATCTCACTGCGATCATGGCCGAACTCGGCGACCTCTATGGGGTGCGGGTGGAGCAGCCGAAGCTGCTCAAGGGCGAGTTCGACGTCAATGTTCGGTTCGCTGATCCCACTCACGGGATGCTGCTGGCGAAAGTGAGTGCGGACAGTCTCGGCGAGGGGATGCTTCGCTGGCAGGAGACGGTGCTCGAGGCTGCGGCGGCGAGCCCGGAAGTGACGTTCCCGACCCCGACGATTCTGCCGGCACTCGACGGGCGTGGGCACGTGCGCATCGGCGAGCACCTCGTGCGGGTGGTCACGTGGATTCCCGGGCGGCTGTGGAACGAGAATCCGAGCGTCGACGGCGCCGGGGCCGAGCTGCTGCATTCGCTCGGGCAGGCCTCGGCACGGCTGACACTGGCGCTGGCCGCAGTCGAGATGCCGGCGGATCTCCCCGGTCACGACTGGATGATCGAGCGCGGCCCACTCGTCGTCGGACGCGCGCTCGACCGGCTTGAGCAAGATCGGGGAGACCTGGCCGGGAGAGAGCGGGGAGGGCAGGTGTCGGTCGTGCGGGACATCACCGAACATTTCGCCGAGCGCGTGCTCCCGCGACTCGGTGACCTTCCACGGTCGGTCATCCACCACGACCTGCACGACGCGAACGTCGTCCTCGACGAGACCGGGACGGCCGTGGGCGGAGTCATCGACTTCAACGATGCCGTGTGCGCCCCGCGGATCTCGGACCTCGCGATCTCAGGGGCATATGCGATGCTGCGCCGAAGCGATCCGGAAACCGCGTTCCGTGCCGTCGTCGACGGCTATCGCAGCGTGCTCGAACCCGAGCCGGCCGAACTCGAGATCGTCGGCGAGATGGCGCTGATGCGGCTGTGCATGAACTGGGCCCAATGGCAGGCACGCGCCGTCGATGCCGCCGACAGCGAGTACGCCCTCCAGCGGTCCGCGCACACCTGGCCCCTAATCGCCCACCTCGCCGAGGCGGGACCACCTCACTGA
- a CDS encoding GNAT family N-acetyltransferase yields the protein MAKTFQDKTGAEVAVDLSESTQSYQITVADGTVAGHAYFLPGPDAETERIFHHTVVDEEFGGRGLSKILVAEALEDSLEREITVVPVCPLFVKKLKETGDDYAAQGGKFRNATGADIDIVKRQA from the coding sequence ATGGCGAAGACATTCCAGGACAAAACCGGCGCCGAAGTGGCCGTCGACCTCAGCGAATCGACACAGTCCTACCAGATCACCGTGGCCGACGGGACCGTCGCCGGACACGCCTATTTCCTGCCCGGCCCCGACGCCGAGACCGAACGCATCTTCCATCACACGGTCGTCGATGAGGAGTTCGGCGGTCGCGGACTCTCGAAGATCCTCGTCGCCGAGGCGCTCGAGGACTCGCTTGAGCGCGAGATCACCGTCGTTCCTGTCTGCCCGCTCTTCGTCAAGAAGCTGAAGGAGACCGGCGATGACTATGCCGCGCAGGGCGGGAAGTTCCGCAACGCGACCGGTGCCGACATCGACATCGTCAAACGACAGGCGTGA
- the arr gene encoding NAD(+)--rifampin ADP-ribosyltransferase: MTEALDEGPFFHGTRAELAPGDLLTAGYASNYRPEVTMNHIYFTALPDGAGLAAEVAALNSGSPHVYEVEPLGEFVDDPNVTDKKFPGNPTRSYRSAEPLRIVREVAEWKRLSPQELQMWGERLAAIREDDDKEIIN; this comes from the coding sequence ATGACCGAAGCACTCGATGAGGGCCCCTTCTTCCACGGCACCCGTGCCGAACTCGCGCCTGGGGACCTGCTCACCGCAGGTTACGCGTCGAACTACCGGCCGGAAGTGACGATGAACCACATCTACTTCACAGCCCTGCCCGATGGGGCAGGACTAGCCGCCGAGGTGGCCGCCCTGAACTCCGGATCACCGCACGTCTACGAGGTCGAGCCCCTCGGCGAGTTCGTCGACGACCCGAACGTCACGGACAAGAAATTCCCGGGCAACCCCACCCGTTCCTACCGCAGCGCCGAACCGCTGCGCATCGTCCGTGAGGTCGCCGAATGGAAGCGACTGAGTCCGCAGGAACTGCAGATGTGGGGCGAGCGCCTCGCCGCCATCCGCGAGGACGATGACAAGGAGATCATCAACTGA
- a CDS encoding carbon-nitrogen hydrolase family protein: MPTAAVVQAGSIPFDAGASVDKAIRLMREARDNGAEIAVFPEAFIGGYPKGSTFGATVGLRTDDGRRQYERYSSGAISLDGPEVERLAEAASELNLFVVIGIIERLGNTLYCTALMLDPGSGIAGAHRKLMPTGSERLVWGFGDGSTLDTMDTPLGRVGSVICWENYMPLLRQAMYAKGVELYCAPTVDDRPTWPATMTHIALEGRTHVLSACQFITKDSYPADHPFEADLPYGNTAIRGGSIIIAPSGEVLAGPVYDEETILYADIDPAAKTRSHLDFDVVGHYSRPDVFELTVHSEPRSSVSFD, translated from the coding sequence ATGCCCACAGCAGCAGTCGTCCAAGCAGGATCGATTCCCTTCGACGCCGGAGCTTCCGTCGACAAGGCGATTCGCCTGATGAGAGAAGCCCGCGACAACGGCGCCGAGATCGCCGTCTTCCCCGAAGCGTTCATCGGCGGCTACCCGAAGGGCAGCACGTTCGGTGCTACGGTGGGTCTGCGCACGGACGACGGCCGCAGGCAGTACGAACGCTACAGCTCCGGAGCGATCTCGCTCGACGGCCCGGAGGTCGAACGATTGGCCGAAGCAGCCAGCGAGCTCAACCTCTTCGTCGTCATCGGGATCATCGAACGCCTCGGCAACACCCTCTACTGCACCGCCCTCATGCTCGACCCCGGTTCCGGGATCGCAGGTGCGCACAGGAAACTCATGCCCACCGGTTCGGAACGGCTCGTCTGGGGTTTCGGCGACGGGTCGACGCTCGACACCATGGACACACCGCTCGGTCGGGTCGGTTCGGTCATCTGCTGGGAGAACTATATGCCGCTGCTGCGACAGGCGATGTACGCCAAGGGCGTGGAGCTCTACTGCGCCCCGACGGTCGATGACCGCCCGACGTGGCCCGCGACGATGACGCACATCGCTCTCGAGGGGCGGACGCATGTGCTCTCGGCCTGCCAGTTCATCACAAAGGACTCCTATCCGGCCGACCATCCGTTCGAGGCCGACCTGCCTTATGGCAACACGGCCATCCGCGGCGGCAGCATCATCATCGCCCCCTCCGGAGAGGTCCTCGCCGGGCCGGTCTATGACGAGGAGACGATCCTCTACGCCGACATCGACCCTGCCGCGAAGACCCGCTCCCACCTCGACTTCGACGTCGTCGGCCACTACTCCCGCCCGGATGTCTTCGAACTCACGGTCCACTCCGAGCCACGCAGCTCGGTGAGCTTCGACTGA
- a CDS encoding MarR family winged helix-turn-helix transcriptional regulator yields MIRKNGPIKIAAWRLMMEKHQDFMRQFELGFRERHDLTLNEFDALINCLPGEMIRHRDLLRSMVLSRSALSRLLRKLEDRGLLTQAPDPEDNRGVLVGLTAAGEELRDAAAKTNAEIIFTGFCGVTDAEAEEIFDLVSKVRPAG; encoded by the coding sequence ATGATCAGGAAGAACGGTCCGATCAAGATCGCGGCCTGGCGCCTGATGATGGAGAAGCATCAGGACTTCATGCGGCAGTTCGAGCTGGGCTTTCGTGAGCGGCACGACCTTACGCTCAACGAATTCGACGCGCTCATCAATTGCCTCCCCGGAGAGATGATCCGGCACCGTGATCTGCTGCGCAGCATGGTGCTCAGTCGCAGCGCGCTCAGCCGCCTGCTGCGCAAGCTCGAGGATCGGGGCCTGCTCACCCAGGCGCCGGACCCCGAGGACAATCGCGGAGTTCTTGTCGGCCTCACCGCGGCGGGGGAGGAGCTGCGTGACGCGGCGGCGAAGACGAACGCCGAAATCATCTTCACCGGCTTTTGCGGAGTCACCGACGCCGAGGCGGAAGAGATCTTCGACCTCGTGAGCAAGGTCAGGCCGGCCGGCTGA
- a CDS encoding carboxymuconolactone decarboxylase family protein has product MSNASRPFIDKIHPENYKALAQAAASSRKASRAAGLDDGLIELVNTRVSQINGCRTCLSIHAPAARKAGVSQLKLDVLPSWHEAEIFTDQEFAALTLAESLTVLDKTEDRDAIAAEVAQHLTTEQISAIEWSTILINAFNRISIASDHPVFGAKQD; this is encoded by the coding sequence ATGAGCAACGCAAGCCGACCATTCATCGACAAGATCCACCCCGAGAACTACAAGGCTCTGGCCCAAGCGGCCGCGAGTTCGCGGAAGGCCTCACGTGCCGCAGGCCTCGATGACGGGCTCATCGAGCTCGTCAACACACGGGTCTCACAGATCAACGGCTGCCGCACCTGCCTGAGCATCCATGCTCCGGCCGCCAGGAAGGCCGGGGTCTCGCAGCTCAAGCTCGACGTGCTGCCGAGCTGGCATGAGGCCGAGATCTTCACTGATCAGGAGTTCGCCGCACTCACCTTGGCCGAGTCCCTGACCGTGTTGGACAAGACGGAGGATCGCGACGCGATCGCCGCCGAGGTGGCTCAGCACCTGACGACGGAGCAGATCTCGGCGATCGAATGGTCGACCATCCTCATCAACGCGTTCAACCGCATCTCGATCGCCAGCGACCATCCCGTGTTCGGAGCCAAGCAGGACTGA
- a CDS encoding Nramp family divalent metal transporter, which yields MSADMTSQTKNAASAPKSLTGRLRLIGPGIVLALASVGASDMITTMNSGAEYGLALIWVFTVGIVLKFVLSEAVSRLQMSGDRSLISHLTRFGGRTFPILFLIAELLVGLFFGAGVIAVTTTILQAIFPVLPFWPTAIVVLLSAAVLVGIGRYGIVEKAMMGFGFIMFFGILALAISVFQGQDAQDVAAATIAPTFPNASIITVMSLIGGVGGATGILAYSFWIREKAWRTPDWKPVVRLDLFISYGLVFVFAVAMSAVGAFILYGQGFTISDNDALFAIADDLVGRIGQTGRLVFLISFLAVVYTSVLGGFSGIAYVTADCLRVLRRYPHQDEPAHEMSAKSVEFRGALVYLSIATLVIMSLGKPVTLVLVYAAISAFILPVLALALLVILNRSTVPAQLRNTKWSNVLLGVCLALFGFLAALQVRESVMGMLG from the coding sequence ATGTCCGCCGATATGACGTCGCAGACGAAGAACGCCGCCTCGGCGCCGAAATCACTGACCGGACGGCTGCGGCTCATCGGGCCGGGCATCGTCTTGGCCTTGGCCAGCGTCGGGGCCTCGGACATGATCACGACGATGAACTCCGGCGCCGAGTACGGGCTCGCGCTGATCTGGGTGTTCACGGTCGGCATTGTCCTCAAGTTCGTCCTCTCCGAGGCGGTTTCCCGGCTGCAGATGAGCGGGGACCGCTCCCTGATCTCCCACCTCACGCGGTTCGGCGGACGAACGTTCCCGATCCTCTTCCTCATCGCCGAGCTGCTGGTCGGGCTGTTCTTCGGAGCCGGGGTCATCGCGGTGACAACGACGATCCTGCAGGCGATCTTCCCCGTCCTGCCGTTCTGGCCGACCGCGATCGTCGTGCTTCTCTCCGCCGCGGTGCTTGTCGGCATCGGCCGGTACGGGATCGTCGAGAAGGCGATGATGGGCTTCGGCTTCATCATGTTCTTCGGTATCTTGGCGCTGGCGATCTCCGTGTTCCAGGGTCAGGATGCTCAGGACGTGGCCGCGGCGACGATCGCGCCGACGTTCCCGAACGCCTCGATCATCACGGTGATGTCACTCATCGGCGGGGTCGGGGGAGCGACCGGCATCCTCGCCTACTCGTTCTGGATCCGAGAGAAGGCCTGGCGCACACCTGACTGGAAGCCGGTCGTACGCCTCGACCTGTTCATCAGCTACGGACTCGTCTTCGTCTTCGCAGTGGCGATGAGCGCCGTCGGCGCCTTCATCCTCTATGGGCAGGGTTTCACGATTTCGGACAATGACGCCCTGTTCGCCATCGCCGATGACCTCGTCGGGCGGATCGGTCAGACCGGGCGCCTTGTGTTCCTCATCAGCTTCCTCGCGGTGGTGTACACGAGCGTGCTCGGCGGGTTCTCCGGCATCGCCTACGTCACTGCCGACTGCCTGCGCGTGCTGCGCCGCTACCCGCATCAGGACGAACCGGCTCACGAGATGTCGGCGAAGTCGGTCGAGTTCCGCGGGGCACTGGTCTATCTCTCGATCGCGACGTTGGTCATCATGAGCCTTGGCAAACCGGTCACTTTGGTGCTCGTCTACGCGGCGATCAGCGCGTTCATCCTGCCGGTGCTCGCACTCGCTCTGCTCGTCATCCTCAATCGGTCGACCGTGCCGGCGCAGCTGCGCAACACGAAGTGGTCGAACGTGTTGCTGGGTGTGTGTCTGGCCCTGTTCGGGTTCCTCGCCGCCCTGCAGGTGCGGGAGTCGGTGATGGGGATGTTGGGGTAG
- a CDS encoding pirin family protein, with the protein MSNVETRPVQVVCTAGGLPGPNCDQQGRSAVEIITSREVPLGGPRAMTVRRTLPQRQRSLIGPWCFVDHYGPADVSATGGMDVAPHPHTGLQTVSWLFDGAIQHIDSGGNAGLVLPGEVNLMTAGAGICHSEVSTEDTTNLHGVQLWLALPEASRHLPEREFEHYEPTPVAFDGGQLLVFLGQLWGTASPVQTHSPLLGAEIRLDPGASIDLPADPRFEHGLLVDSGDITLENVDLPVAAIGYTGVGVDELRIANRGDEPARLILLGGEPFPEEIVMWWNFVGRTHEEIAAYREEWQAEGDRFGAVDSYVGKGGPGRNADGMDRLPAPRLPDVTIKARKNPPPRVQGGPEE; encoded by the coding sequence ATGAGCAACGTTGAGACCCGCCCCGTACAAGTCGTCTGCACTGCCGGCGGACTTCCCGGTCCCAACTGTGACCAGCAGGGGCGTTCCGCCGTCGAGATCATCACCTCCCGCGAAGTGCCTCTGGGCGGACCGCGCGCGATGACCGTGCGGCGGACTCTGCCGCAGCGGCAGCGCTCGCTCATCGGACCGTGGTGCTTCGTCGACCACTACGGCCCTGCCGATGTCTCGGCCACCGGCGGCATGGATGTCGCACCTCACCCGCACACCGGTCTGCAGACCGTGAGCTGGCTCTTCGACGGCGCCATCCAGCACATCGATTCCGGCGGCAATGCCGGCCTCGTCCTGCCCGGCGAGGTCAACCTCATGACGGCCGGCGCCGGCATCTGCCACTCCGAGGTCTCGACCGAGGACACGACGAACCTCCACGGTGTGCAGCTGTGGCTGGCCCTGCCCGAGGCCTCCCGCCACCTGCCCGAACGCGAATTCGAGCACTATGAACCCACGCCTGTGGCCTTCGACGGCGGGCAGCTGCTCGTCTTCCTCGGGCAGCTGTGGGGAACGGCCTCACCGGTGCAGACGCATTCGCCGCTGCTCGGTGCCGAGATCCGCCTCGATCCGGGTGCGAGCATCGACCTGCCCGCCGATCCGCGCTTCGAGCACGGCCTCCTCGTCGACTCCGGCGACATCACCTTGGAGAACGTCGACCTGCCGGTCGCGGCGATCGGCTACACCGGGGTCGGGGTCGACGAGCTGCGCATCGCCAACCGCGGTGACGAACCCGCCCGGCTCATCCTCCTCGGCGGGGAACCCTTCCCCGAGGAGATCGTCATGTGGTGGAATTTCGTCGGGCGCACCCACGAGGAGATCGCGGCCTACCGGGAGGAATGGCAGGCCGAAGGGGACCGGTTCGGTGCCGTCGACAGCTACGTCGGCAAAGGCGGTCCCGGACGCAATGCCGATGGCATGGACAGGCTCCCCGCACCGAGGCTGCCCGACGTGACCATCAAAGCGCGGAAGAATCCGCCGCCGCGGGTCCAAGGCGGACCCGAGGAATGA